In Nostoc sp. CENA543, a single genomic region encodes these proteins:
- a CDS encoding polynucleotide kinase-phosphatase: MKITIPELSLVVLIGASGAGKSTFARHHFQSFEVLSSDFCRGLVSNDENNQSASGDAFDVLHYIAAKRLAAGKLTVIDATNVQAEDRKALLQMAKQYHCFAVAIVFDLPEALCHERNQKRSDRNFGSHVVRRHTQMLRRSLHSLEKEGFRYVYTLKSVEEIASVEIEIQPLWNNKKHEHGPFDIIGDIHGCCDELEALLQQLGYVRRQEGREQGRQGRQGSTEDFTPMPDAQCPMPNVPSFWNFPTYYHPEGRKAVFLGDLVDRGPRILDTVKLVRNMVAAGTGFCVCGNHEHKFLRKLRGKNVKITHGLQQSIDEMEALPDGVREPFSQELAGFLDSLISHYVLDDGHLVVAHAGMKAEMQGRGSGAVREFAMYGETTGEIDEFGLPVRYNWAADYRGEALVVYGHTPVPEAEWLNNTIDIDTGCVYGGKLTALRYPEKELVSVPAARVYREPTKPLGNKSITRTAQQELDDVLNIEDVLGKRIINTKLQPNVTIRAENAIAALEIMSRFAANPKWLIYLPPTMSPPETSSIPGYLEHPTQAFTYYQTQGITEVVCEEKHMGSRVIAVICRDIAATEKRFGVVDEGIGICYTRTGRRFFDDPALEAQVLARVNHALTASNFWSEFNTDWVCLDCELMPWSAKAQGLLRGQYAPVGVASHLALNDAVTLLEQANTRNLDVTTLLTHYQQRAEMASQYVAAYRRYCWQVDDIADLKLAPFHILATEGQVHTDKDHRWHMEQAAKISHSDPALLLATNYKVIDLTDPSSQAEGVHWWSEMTQAGGEGMVVKPMQFIVKGSRGIVQPAVKCRGQEYLRIIYGPEYSAVDNLQRLRQRGLSLKRSLAMREFALGVEALERFVSHAPLRRVHECVFGILALESEPIDPRL; encoded by the coding sequence ATGAAAATTACTATTCCTGAGTTATCTTTGGTTGTTTTGATTGGTGCTTCTGGCGCGGGAAAATCGACTTTCGCACGTCACCATTTCCAGAGTTTTGAGGTGTTGTCTTCTGATTTTTGTCGGGGGTTGGTTTCTAATGATGAAAATAATCAGTCGGCTTCTGGGGATGCTTTTGATGTGCTGCACTATATTGCAGCTAAAAGATTAGCCGCAGGTAAGTTGACTGTGATTGATGCTACTAATGTGCAGGCGGAAGACCGTAAGGCTTTACTGCAAATGGCGAAACAATATCATTGTTTTGCTGTGGCGATAGTTTTTGATTTACCAGAAGCATTATGTCATGAAAGAAATCAAAAAAGAAGCGATCGCAATTTCGGTTCTCATGTCGTGCGTCGTCACACTCAAATGTTACGGCGTTCTCTGCACAGTCTAGAAAAAGAGGGTTTCCGTTATGTCTATACTCTAAAATCTGTGGAGGAAATTGCATCTGTTGAAATCGAAATTCAACCTCTATGGAATAACAAAAAACACGAACACGGCCCCTTTGATATCATCGGCGATATTCACGGTTGCTGTGATGAATTAGAAGCATTACTACAACAGTTAGGCTACGTGAGGAGGCAGGAGGGCAGGGAGCAGGGGAGACAAGGGAGACAAGGAAGCACAGAAGATTTTACCCCAATGCCCGATGCCCAATGCCCAATGCCCAATGTCCCATCCTTTTGGAATTTCCCCACCTATTACCACCCAGAAGGACGTAAAGCTGTGTTTCTTGGTGATTTAGTAGACCGTGGCCCCCGCATTTTGGATACAGTCAAGTTAGTGCGGAATATGGTTGCAGCCGGGACAGGCTTTTGTGTTTGTGGTAATCATGAACACAAGTTTTTGCGAAAATTACGGGGTAAAAATGTCAAGATAACTCACGGGTTACAGCAAAGTATTGATGAAATGGAAGCGTTACCTGATGGGGTGCGTGAACCTTTCAGCCAAGAACTCGCAGGATTTTTAGATTCTCTCATCAGTCATTATGTCCTGGATGACGGACACTTGGTGGTGGCTCACGCCGGGATGAAAGCGGAAATGCAAGGACGCGGTTCTGGTGCGGTGCGGGAATTTGCTATGTATGGAGAAACGACGGGTGAGATTGATGAGTTTGGCTTGCCTGTGCGTTACAATTGGGCGGCAGATTATCGGGGTGAGGCTTTGGTAGTTTACGGTCATACCCCTGTCCCGGAAGCGGAATGGTTGAATAATACGATTGATATTGATACAGGCTGTGTTTATGGTGGGAAATTAACCGCCTTACGCTATCCCGAAAAAGAATTGGTGAGTGTACCGGCGGCGCGTGTTTACCGTGAACCAACGAAACCATTAGGCAATAAAAGTATTACTCGGACAGCACAACAAGAATTAGATGATGTACTGAATATTGAGGATGTCTTGGGTAAGCGGATTATTAATACTAAACTCCAGCCCAATGTTACCATCCGGGCAGAAAATGCGATCGCAGCTTTAGAAATCATGAGTCGGTTTGCAGCTAACCCCAAATGGCTGATTTACCTACCGCCTACCATGTCCCCACCTGAGACATCTTCCATCCCTGGTTACTTGGAACACCCCACCCAAGCTTTTACCTACTACCAAACCCAAGGAATTACAGAGGTAGTCTGTGAAGAAAAACACATGGGTTCACGGGTAATTGCGGTGATTTGTCGTGATATCGCCGCCACCGAAAAAAGATTTGGGGTGGTGGATGAAGGTATAGGAATTTGCTACACCCGCACCGGCAGACGCTTTTTTGATGACCCAGCATTAGAAGCGCAAGTCTTAGCAAGGGTGAATCATGCTTTAACTGCCAGTAACTTTTGGTCAGAGTTTAATACAGATTGGGTGTGTTTAGATTGTGAATTAATGCCTTGGTCAGCTAAGGCGCAAGGTTTGCTAAGGGGACAATATGCACCTGTGGGAGTTGCATCACACCTCGCTTTAAATGATGCTGTAACTTTATTAGAACAGGCTAATACGCGCAATTTAGATGTCACTACCCTACTCACTCACTACCAACAACGCGCAGAGATGGCGAGTCAATACGTCGCTGCTTACCGTCGCTATTGTTGGCAAGTTGATGATATTGCAGATTTAAAACTTGCACCCTTCCACATTTTAGCCACCGAGGGACAAGTTCACACCGATAAAGACCATCGTTGGCACATGGAACAAGCCGCCAAAATCTCCCACTCAGACCCGGCTTTACTTCTAGCAACTAATTACAAAGTCATCGATTTAACTGACCCCAGTAGCCAAGCTGAGGGGGTGCATTGGTGGTCAGAAATGACACAAGCAGGCGGTGAGGGGATGGTAGTAAAACCTATGCAGTTTATTGTCAAAGGTAGTCGGGGTATTGTCCAGCCTGCGGTGAAGTGTCGTGGACAGGAATATCTGCGAATTATCTACGGGCCTGAATATTCAGCCGTAGATAATTTACAACGTCTGCGTCAACGGGGTTTATCTTTGAAGCGTTCCCTAGCCATGCGCGAATTTGCTTTGGGTGTGGAAGCATTGGAGAGATTTGTGAGTCATGCACCTTTACGTCGTGTCCATGAATGTGTGTTTGGGATTCTAGCTTTGGAGAGTGAACCAATAGACCCCAGATTATAA
- a CDS encoding cation-transporting P-type ATPase, translating into MAELPDQPWTLSLDEILRQLHVSSDAGLTESEVEQRRKQYGENRLQEVKGKSAWRIFIEQFQSLIIGILAVAAVLSFAFSQWIEGIAVIIAIVINTAIGFFTEYKAIRSMEALQKLSSTTAKVRRNGRLQEIPAVELVPGDIVIVESGDAIAADLRIIEAASLQVNESSLTGESLPVGKDVQPLNADIPLAEHHNMLYKGTALTRGSGSGVVVATGMKTQLGHISELAQRAGAEDKTPLEKRLDELGQWLVWVTIAIVIVVAIAGIVAGRDVFLMVETAIALAVGAVPEGLPIVATVALARGMWRMAKRHALINQLSAVETLGATSVICTDKTGTLTENQMTVSRIFIDAGEVQVTGEGLATQGEFQRNHQKLNPSEDKVLPALLEVGILCNNAALQPEGSNESRVVGDPMEVALLVAGAKAGMQRPQLLQKIPEVREEAFDPDLKMMTTIHKIEGQYRFAVKGAPEAVLQACTRVLTDSDTVQMTEEVRQDWQERINQLAQQGLRTLALAQKITQSEKADPYADLTLLGIVGLLDPPREEVIPAIKECQEAGIRVVMVTGDQPVTAKNIAIAVGLTDNQQADVIKGQDLKSFEELSLDERQRIVQAAVLARVSPEQKLNLVDLHQRHQAVVAMTGDGVNDAPALRKADIGVAMGQRGTQVAKEAADMVLQDDAFASIVAAVEQGRAIFNNIRKFTVYLLSGNVGEIILVATASLLNAPLPLLPLQILYINVVNDAFPALALGVGEGEPALMKRPPRPANEPILTRRHWLAIAGYGLVIAATLGGAFILALTWLGLNEQQAVTITFMTLGFTRLWHVFNMRDRDSGLLQNEITRNPYVWGALIFCTGLLLIAVHVPVLSDVLQTADPGVYGWLLIVGMSLVPLIIGQIAKLINRQKGKHKRNK; encoded by the coding sequence ATGGCGGAGCTTCCTGATCAACCTTGGACACTTTCTTTAGACGAAATTTTGCGTCAGCTTCATGTCTCTTCAGATGCAGGTTTGACGGAATCAGAGGTAGAACAACGACGCAAGCAATATGGTGAAAATCGCTTGCAGGAAGTTAAAGGGAAAAGTGCTTGGCGCATATTTATAGAACAATTCCAAAGTTTGATTATTGGTATCTTAGCTGTAGCGGCGGTTTTATCTTTCGCTTTTAGTCAATGGATTGAGGGAATCGCGGTAATTATTGCCATTGTGATTAATACGGCAATTGGTTTTTTTACAGAATACAAAGCGATTCGCTCAATGGAAGCACTGCAAAAACTCAGTAGCACGACAGCGAAAGTCAGACGTAATGGGAGATTGCAAGAAATTCCGGCGGTGGAATTAGTTCCTGGGGATATTGTCATTGTAGAAAGTGGGGATGCGATCGCAGCTGATTTACGCATTATTGAAGCTGCAAGTCTGCAAGTCAATGAATCATCACTGACGGGGGAATCTCTTCCCGTAGGTAAAGATGTGCAACCGTTAAACGCAGATATACCCTTAGCAGAACATCATAATATGTTGTACAAGGGTACGGCTTTAACCCGTGGTTCTGGGTCAGGGGTGGTGGTAGCCACGGGGATGAAAACCCAGTTAGGTCATATTTCTGAGTTAGCACAACGAGCGGGAGCAGAAGACAAAACGCCCCTAGAAAAGCGATTGGATGAGTTGGGTCAGTGGTTAGTTTGGGTGACAATTGCCATTGTGATTGTTGTAGCGATCGCTGGCATTGTGGCAGGTAGAGATGTATTCTTGATGGTAGAAACTGCGATCGCTCTAGCAGTAGGAGCAGTTCCAGAAGGATTACCAATTGTGGCGACTGTCGCCTTAGCGCGGGGAATGTGGCGCATGGCGAAACGTCATGCACTAATTAACCAACTCTCGGCGGTGGAAACTTTAGGTGCAACTAGCGTCATCTGCACTGATAAAACGGGGACACTCACAGAAAATCAAATGACTGTCAGCCGCATATTTATAGATGCGGGGGAAGTTCAAGTCACTGGCGAAGGATTAGCAACCCAAGGCGAATTTCAACGCAACCATCAAAAGTTGAATCCTTCCGAAGATAAAGTCCTCCCAGCACTGTTAGAAGTGGGGATATTATGTAACAATGCAGCTTTGCAGCCAGAAGGCTCAAATGAAAGTCGGGTAGTAGGCGACCCAATGGAAGTTGCATTATTAGTTGCAGGTGCAAAAGCAGGGATGCAGCGTCCGCAATTGCTGCAAAAAATCCCAGAAGTACGGGAAGAAGCCTTTGACCCAGATTTGAAAATGATGACGACGATTCACAAAATCGAAGGACAGTATCGATTTGCAGTCAAAGGTGCGCCAGAAGCGGTGCTGCAAGCTTGTACTCGTGTTCTCACCGACTCAGACACAGTGCAAATGACTGAAGAAGTACGACAAGATTGGCAAGAAAGAATCAATCAATTAGCACAACAGGGTTTAAGAACTCTCGCCTTAGCGCAAAAAATCACTCAATCAGAGAAAGCCGACCCCTACGCAGATTTAACATTATTGGGAATTGTGGGTTTATTAGATCCTCCCCGTGAAGAGGTGATACCAGCGATTAAAGAATGTCAGGAAGCGGGAATCAGAGTCGTGATGGTGACAGGCGACCAACCTGTAACTGCTAAAAATATTGCGATCGCTGTCGGTTTAACAGACAATCAACAAGCAGATGTAATTAAAGGTCAAGACCTGAAAAGCTTTGAGGAACTATCACTAGATGAACGCCAGCGTATCGTCCAAGCTGCGGTTTTAGCGAGAGTTAGTCCCGAACAAAAGCTGAATTTAGTTGATTTACATCAACGTCATCAAGCCGTAGTAGCGATGACTGGTGATGGTGTCAACGATGCGCCAGCTTTGAGGAAAGCTGATATCGGCGTAGCAATGGGACAGAGGGGAACTCAAGTTGCTAAAGAAGCGGCTGATATGGTACTCCAAGATGATGCTTTTGCTTCGATTGTGGCGGCGGTAGAACAGGGTAGAGCGATTTTTAATAATATTAGGAAGTTCACTGTTTATCTTTTATCTGGGAATGTCGGTGAGATTATCTTAGTAGCAACCGCCTCATTATTGAATGCACCTTTACCACTTTTACCATTGCAGATATTGTATATTAACGTTGTTAATGATGCCTTTCCCGCCTTGGCTTTGGGTGTAGGAGAAGGTGAACCCGCCTTAATGAAACGTCCACCTAGACCAGCAAATGAGCCAATTTTAACTCGTCGTCATTGGCTGGCGATCGCAGGTTACGGATTAGTGATTGCAGCCACTTTAGGTGGTGCTTTTATTCTGGCTTTAACTTGGCTGGGATTGAACGAACAACAAGCAGTGACGATTACATTTATGACCTTGGGTTTTACGCGATTGTGGCACGTTTTCAATATGCGCGATCGCGATTCTGGTTTGCTGCAAAATGAGATTACCCGCAATCCTTATGTGTGGGGCGCGCTGATTTTTTGTACAGGATTGCTATTAATCGCTGTTCATGTTCCTGTATTATCAGATGTATTGCAAACAGCTGATCCTGGTGTTTATGGATGGTTATTAATTGTGGGGATGAGTCTTGTACCTTTAATTATTGGGCAAATTGCAAAGTTAATTAATCGTCAAAAAGGGAAACATAAAAGAAATAAATAG
- a CDS encoding tRNA(His) guanylyltransferase Thg1 family protein, which yields MKFDELDSRMRVFETAHDHCVLPGIYIVARLDGRSFTRLTKEVHKFEAPYDVRFRDMLLTTIEHLMNCGIDIQYAYTQSDEISLLFAYHEATFNRKVRKLNSVLAGEASAKFSLLLGDMGCFDCRISQLPNVEEVVNYFRWRHEDAHRNALNAHCYWCLRRDGQSATQATSMMKGLSVADKNEMLFQHGINFNQLPNWQKRGVGLYWEEYQKEGFNPITGESVPVLRRRIRRDLDLPMKDEYSQFVAELLHNL from the coding sequence GTGAAATTTGATGAATTAGATAGTAGAATGCGGGTGTTTGAAACAGCCCACGATCATTGTGTATTACCTGGAATTTATATAGTTGCTAGATTAGATGGACGTAGTTTTACTCGTCTGACTAAAGAAGTACATAAGTTTGAAGCTCCTTACGATGTCAGATTTCGAGATATGTTGCTGACAACAATTGAGCATTTAATGAATTGCGGTATTGATATTCAGTATGCCTATACTCAAAGTGATGAAATTTCCTTACTGTTTGCATATCATGAAGCTACATTCAATCGTAAGGTGAGAAAATTAAACTCAGTTTTAGCAGGAGAAGCTAGCGCAAAATTTTCTTTACTATTAGGTGATATGGGTTGTTTTGATTGTCGCATTTCACAACTTCCCAATGTGGAAGAAGTGGTAAATTATTTTCGTTGGCGACACGAAGATGCTCACAGAAATGCTTTGAATGCTCATTGCTATTGGTGTCTACGGCGTGATGGTCAAAGCGCAACGCAAGCCACTAGTATGATGAAAGGGTTATCTGTGGCTGATAAAAATGAAATGTTATTCCAACATGGGATTAATTTTAATCAGCTTCCTAATTGGCAAAAACGGGGTGTGGGTCTTTATTGGGAAGAATATCAAAAAGAAGGATTTAATCCTATCACTGGTGAAAGTGTTCCTGTGTTACGGCGACGCATTCGGCGGGATTTAGATTTACCGATGAAGGATGAATATAGTCAGTTTGTTGCTGAGTTATTACATAATCTATAG
- a CDS encoding ATP-binding protein — translation MEVVIFIGIQGAGKSTFYCHYFFHTHIRINLDMLKTRHREQIFLHACLESKQSFVVDNTNPTVEERQRYIIPAKAQGFRVVGYYFQTELEECKKRNSQRPAKQVVPLVGLLGTYKKLVLPNWEEGFDAIYKVKPDLNYSFIIEEWQREI, via the coding sequence ATGGAAGTAGTTATTTTTATTGGCATTCAAGGCGCAGGTAAATCGACTTTCTATTGTCACTATTTTTTTCACACCCACATTCGCATTAATCTAGATATGCTCAAAACTCGTCATCGAGAGCAGATTTTTTTACACGCTTGTTTGGAGAGTAAACAATCTTTTGTTGTCGATAATACTAATCCGACTGTAGAAGAAAGACAGCGTTATATTATCCCAGCTAAGGCGCAAGGTTTTCGAGTTGTGGGGTATTATTTTCAAACTGAATTAGAGGAGTGTAAAAAAAGAAATAGTCAAAGACCTGCTAAACAAGTTGTGCCGCTTGTGGGGTTATTAGGGACGTATAAAAAACTGGTTTTACCAAATTGGGAAGAGGGTTTTGATGCAATTTATAAGGTTAAACCAGATTTAAATTATTCATTTATTATTGAGGAATGGCAGCGTGAAATTTGA